From Streptosporangium album, the proteins below share one genomic window:
- the fdxA gene encoding ferredoxin — MTYVIAQPCVDVLDKACIEECPVDCIYEGERMLYIHPDECVDCGACEPVCPVEAIFYEDDLPEQWKDFYKANVEFFEDLGSPGGASKVGKIHKDHPVVSALPPQAESH; from the coding sequence GTGACCTACGTCATCGCGCAGCCTTGCGTGGACGTCCTGGACAAGGCGTGCATCGAGGAGTGCCCTGTCGATTGCATCTACGAGGGCGAGCGCATGCTCTACATCCACCCCGACGAGTGCGTGGACTGCGGTGCGTGCGAACCTGTCTGCCCCGTTGAAGCGATCTTCTACGAAGATGACCTTCCCGAGCAGTGGAAGGACTTCTACAAGGCCAATGTGGAGTTCTTCGAGGACCTGGGGTCGCCCGGCGGCGCCTCCAAGGTCGGCAAGATCCACAAGGACCACCCGGTCGTCTCGGCCCTGCCTCCGCAGGCCGAGAGCCACTAG
- a CDS encoding putative acetyltransferase, with translation MGKRVTTRRRVPEGFRDAVGELEFWRDGLLGVRKRDGTLVEIPQDTLVAAKVVRG, from the coding sequence GTGGGCAAAAGAGTAACCACACGACGACGGGTCCCCGAAGGGTTCCGCGACGCCGTGGGCGAGCTCGAATTCTGGCGGGACGGCCTGCTCGGCGTGCGCAAGCGCGACGGCACCCTGGTCGAGATCCCCCAGGACACGCTCGTGGCCGCGAAGGTCGTCCGGGGCTGA
- a CDS encoding ABC transporter substrate-binding protein, which translates to MTVRISAAATVILTATIAGCGAPATENRQLPPVKPGAASLQEGFSTMERLVEAARKEGTLTVIALPRDWVNYGEIIDTFSEEYGIKVEQLEPDASSRQEIESAARLKPDVFDLSLEVAVANAASFAPYKVQNWQDIPDNLKDYPGRWYAGYGGYMSIGYDPRKVAAPTSYGDLLKPGYSVSLPGDPRQTAAAFNGVMAASFSGGKAEAKRGVEFFDRLKKAGNLAASEQSASVVLDWDYQNAERTGWKVAIPGRTVLSSYYVQAINKNAPHPAAARLWQEFLFSDKGQNLFLKGHARPARMEALQMRSTLDKELAAKLPVTDARPVMLTIPETDAAKAYLQREWNKKVG; encoded by the coding sequence GTGACCGTACGCATCAGTGCCGCCGCCACCGTGATTCTCACCGCCACGATCGCCGGATGTGGCGCACCGGCTACCGAGAACAGACAACTTCCGCCGGTCAAGCCCGGGGCCGCCTCCCTGCAGGAGGGGTTCTCGACGATGGAACGCCTCGTCGAGGCGGCCCGCAAGGAGGGCACGCTCACCGTGATCGCGCTGCCGCGCGACTGGGTGAACTACGGCGAGATCATCGACACTTTCTCCGAGGAATACGGGATCAAGGTCGAGCAGCTCGAACCGGACGCGAGCAGCCGGCAGGAGATCGAGTCCGCGGCCCGGCTCAAGCCCGACGTGTTCGATCTGAGCCTTGAGGTCGCGGTGGCCAACGCCGCCTCCTTCGCCCCGTACAAGGTGCAGAACTGGCAGGACATCCCCGACAACCTCAAGGACTACCCCGGGCGCTGGTACGCCGGGTACGGGGGCTACATGTCCATCGGCTACGACCCGCGCAAGGTCGCGGCCCCGACCTCCTACGGCGACCTGCTCAAGCCCGGCTACAGCGTCTCGCTGCCCGGCGACCCGCGGCAGACCGCCGCGGCCTTCAACGGCGTGATGGCGGCCTCGTTCAGCGGCGGCAAGGCCGAGGCGAAGCGGGGCGTGGAGTTCTTCGACCGCCTGAAGAAGGCGGGCAACCTCGCGGCGTCGGAGCAGTCGGCCTCGGTCGTCCTCGACTGGGACTACCAGAACGCCGAGCGGACGGGCTGGAAGGTCGCCATCCCGGGCAGGACCGTGCTGAGTTCCTACTACGTCCAGGCCATCAACAAGAACGCGCCGCACCCCGCCGCCGCCCGGCTGTGGCAGGAGTTCCTGTTCTCCGACAAGGGCCAGAACCTGTTCCTCAAGGGCCACGCCCGCCCGGCCCGGATGGAGGCCCTCCAGATGCGCAGCACGCTGGACAAGGAACTCGCCGCCAAGCTGCCCGTCACGGACGCGAGGCCGGTGATGCTGACCATCCCGGAGACCGACGCCGCCAAGGCGTACCTCCAACGGGAATGGAACAAGAAGGTCGGATAG
- a CDS encoding class I SAM-dependent methyltransferase, producing the protein MRYDAPGVTRWNARAYDSGFGYVSAHGAPLVDLLDPQPGERVVDLGCGTGVLTAEITSRGARVLGIDGSPAMIEKALAHHPGLDFIVGDGHDFTVAQPYDAVFSNAALHWMGREPDAVIASVREALTPGGRFVAEMGGSGNCAALTAALSTAWREHGLREPDLPWYFPTPAEYATRLEKGGFVVRLLEYFDRPTPLDECPNGAADWVRLFAGSLLREVPSDLVEPLLRRVNELAAPALRRETGWMADYVRLRFAAVRR; encoded by the coding sequence ATGCGATACGACGCCCCCGGCGTGACGAGGTGGAACGCTCGCGCCTATGACAGCGGCTTCGGATACGTTTCGGCGCACGGAGCCCCCCTGGTGGACCTGCTCGACCCCCAGCCAGGGGAGCGCGTCGTGGACCTCGGCTGCGGCACCGGTGTGCTGACCGCCGAGATCACCTCCAGGGGAGCCCGCGTCCTGGGAATCGACGGGTCCCCCGCCATGATCGAGAAAGCCCTGGCACACCATCCGGGACTGGACTTCATCGTCGGAGACGGCCATGACTTCACGGTCGCCCAGCCGTACGACGCGGTCTTCTCCAACGCGGCCCTGCACTGGATGGGCCGCGAGCCGGACGCGGTGATAGCCAGTGTGCGTGAGGCGCTGACACCCGGCGGACGGTTCGTGGCCGAGATGGGTGGCTCGGGCAACTGCGCCGCGCTCACGGCGGCGCTGTCCACCGCGTGGCGGGAACACGGGCTACGCGAGCCTGATCTGCCGTGGTACTTCCCAACTCCAGCCGAATATGCCACGCGGCTGGAGAAAGGCGGGTTCGTCGTCCGGCTGCTGGAATACTTCGACCGGCCGACTCCCCTTGACGAATGCCCCAACGGAGCGGCGGACTGGGTGAGGCTGTTCGCCGGATCACTCCTCCGGGAAGTGCCCTCAGACCTGGTCGAACCCCTGCTGAGACGGGTGAACGAACTGGCCGCGCCCGCACTGCGCCGGGAGACCGGATGGATGGCCGACTACGTGCGGCTCCGGTTCGCGGCCGTACGCCGCTGA
- a CDS encoding UvrD-helicase domain-containing protein — MPRLAISPEFPRELGALDQPVRRDVVVSVRRFMQNVAGAPHPERVRGSRDPRIATLRLADRHRGVVVKQRDVYWLLTVLPDAEAWAYAQRYRFSVNTALGVVEMWDAAALDQVEPSVRRAAEASPARLFFNTCDTDMMELGIGRRFLPLVRQITDRMMLEALEPLLPPTQYAPLAALARGESMAGAWRELDSCRAVAPTRDPVDPEDFAAALLRSPDRAFFVGSPRELNHVLDAPGWCLFLHPAQHRLSRWESYEQPILVTGGAGTGKTLIALHRSAFLAKHAGGRILLVTFSQGLSADLSIRLDLLIEDETARKRVEVGNVDRLAQRIVAEAEGRPPRLVGAAELTALWRETESDHSPAFLLREWEQVVLAQNLQTLEEYLGAPRPGRGVELTGPERTEIWRAVEHVTGQLRERGKRTLLQLAAEAAALLSQTTGDLLEETAPRREPYRHIVVDEAQDLHPTQWRLLRAAVPHAHDDLFIVGDPHQRIFDARVALCSVGIEAIQRRLQVSYRLPQEILAWGVRLRGGGPADGLVDGAEELYGFHATRHGHRPVVRAYDSPEEELTGLVTQVGQWVEEGVPPREIGVAARTAGLVRDARSALRELGVRVTTFHGMKGLELRRVAVIGVADGIVPPLDSLTPAGEDPSARAHDLQRERGLLYVACTRAGELLYVSYSGRASPFLPT; from the coding sequence ATGCCACGGCTCGCGATCTCCCCGGAGTTCCCCAGGGAACTCGGCGCCCTGGACCAACCGGTGCGCCGCGACGTCGTCGTCTCGGTACGCCGGTTCATGCAGAACGTGGCGGGCGCACCGCACCCGGAGCGGGTCAGGGGGTCCAGGGACCCCCGGATCGCCACTCTCCGGCTGGCCGACCGCCACCGCGGCGTCGTGGTCAAGCAGCGGGACGTCTACTGGCTGCTGACCGTGCTGCCGGACGCGGAGGCGTGGGCCTACGCGCAGCGGTACCGGTTCAGCGTCAACACGGCGCTGGGCGTCGTCGAGATGTGGGACGCCGCCGCGCTCGACCAGGTGGAGCCCTCGGTGCGCAGGGCGGCCGAGGCCTCCCCGGCGCGGCTGTTCTTCAACACCTGCGACACCGACATGATGGAGCTGGGCATCGGCAGGAGGTTCCTGCCCCTCGTCCGGCAGATCACCGACAGGATGATGCTGGAGGCGCTGGAGCCACTGCTGCCCCCGACGCAGTACGCACCGCTGGCCGCGCTGGCCAGGGGCGAGTCGATGGCCGGGGCATGGCGGGAGCTGGATTCCTGCCGCGCGGTCGCCCCCACCCGGGATCCGGTCGATCCCGAGGACTTCGCCGCCGCGCTCCTGCGCAGCCCGGATCGCGCCTTCTTCGTCGGCAGCCCGCGTGAGCTGAACCACGTGCTCGACGCGCCCGGCTGGTGCCTGTTCCTGCACCCGGCGCAGCACCGGCTGTCCCGCTGGGAGTCCTACGAGCAGCCGATCCTGGTCACCGGCGGCGCGGGCACCGGCAAGACCCTCATCGCCCTTCACCGGTCGGCCTTCCTGGCGAAGCACGCGGGAGGCCGTATCCTGCTCGTCACCTTCTCCCAGGGGTTGAGCGCCGACCTCTCCATCCGGCTGGATCTGCTGATCGAGGACGAGACGGCACGCAAACGGGTCGAGGTCGGCAACGTCGACCGGCTGGCCCAGCGGATCGTCGCCGAGGCCGAGGGGCGCCCTCCCAGGCTGGTCGGCGCCGCCGAGCTGACCGCGCTCTGGCGGGAGACCGAGAGCGACCACAGCCCGGCGTTCCTGCTGCGCGAGTGGGAACAGGTGGTGCTCGCGCAGAACCTCCAGACCCTTGAGGAGTATCTCGGCGCGCCGCGTCCCGGCCGTGGCGTCGAGCTCACCGGCCCGGAGAGGACCGAGATCTGGCGGGCCGTCGAGCACGTCACCGGGCAGCTGCGGGAGCGCGGCAAGCGCACCCTGCTCCAGCTGGCCGCCGAGGCGGCCGCGCTGCTGAGCCAGACGACCGGGGACCTGCTGGAGGAGACGGCGCCCAGGCGGGAGCCGTACCGGCACATCGTGGTGGACGAGGCGCAGGACCTGCACCCCACCCAGTGGCGGCTGCTGCGTGCGGCCGTGCCGCACGCCCACGACGACCTGTTCATCGTGGGCGACCCGCACCAGCGCATCTTCGACGCGCGGGTGGCACTGTGCTCCGTCGGGATCGAGGCGATCCAGCGGCGTCTCCAGGTGTCCTACCGGCTCCCGCAGGAGATCCTCGCCTGGGGCGTACGGCTGCGCGGCGGCGGACCCGCGGACGGGCTGGTCGACGGGGCCGAGGAGTTGTACGGCTTCCACGCCACCCGGCACGGGCACCGGCCGGTGGTCCGAGCTTACGATTCACCGGAAGAAGAACTGACCGGTCTGGTCACACAAGTGGGACAGTGGGTGGAGGAAGGCGTGCCGCCGCGGGAGATCGGGGTGGCCGCCAGGACCGCCGGCCTCGTGCGCGACGCCCGGTCCGCCCTGCGCGAGCTGGGGGTGAGAGTGACGACGTTTCACGGTATGAAGGGGTTGGAGCTCCGGCGGGTCGCCGTGATCGGCGTGGCCGACGGCATCGTGCCGCCCCTGGACTCCCTCACCCCCGCCGGCGAGGATCCCTCGGCCCGGGCACACGACCTCCAGCGCGAGCGCGGCCTGCTCTACGTGGCCTGCACCCGTGCCGGCGAGCTTCTTTACGTCTCCTACTCCGGGCGAGCCAGTCCGTTCCTTCCCACCTGA
- a CDS encoding sigma factor-like helix-turn-helix DNA-binding protein → MNLSLSDIVPPLRWTSPGQVAPIAADPRLSEAWWQALPLDRACSTIGTPEVAGRLADLALACWGHLMLGDILPLLRFADPASSVRTPEGLGREGVHKLFTGVLERLLEPVTAESVAQVRPSLPDRPLPELIDEVFAAMDERQRAIARDRLYASQRATLDDLAQRFSVTRERIRQIERDLRDHVEAWLASEEAASLIAHVSWLRGRLGSAVPADDLAAAVPWHRTDMATLGIPAWRFVRTLLTGYDQVDGWLVAGGADELREKTRQLFTDGPRPLEEAVTLVSQLGIREDVAERWLIAVPQLRVLEGHVVPWPRSVNDKTEAVLAVAGQALTPEEIQERIGEDYSLVGIRNQLTADDRFLRLDRNKYGLSRWGGEQYLGIREMIAREIERSNGEASVNTIVTNLTARYDVSESSVRAYAGGPGFERTQRGWIRVAGTEQADYQPRRDVSATRRCFRSRDGRWWHRVDINAEHLRGSGSPLPTGFAAHLGMAPGGQLTASTPSGDVVISWHNQPTMGSIRPILVAANASEGDHVFLTVSDGGELLTRYLPTSSPGLPALNRALYLIGYTAPVASEAEGIRLIGARIGLADGCTREEVIARLRDRGDREILAFLEGAGG, encoded by the coding sequence ATGAACCTCAGCCTGAGCGACATCGTGCCACCCCTGCGCTGGACCTCTCCCGGGCAGGTGGCGCCGATCGCAGCCGACCCCCGTCTCTCCGAGGCATGGTGGCAGGCGCTTCCGCTCGACCGGGCCTGCTCCACCATCGGGACCCCGGAGGTCGCCGGACGTCTCGCCGATCTCGCCCTGGCGTGCTGGGGGCATCTGATGCTCGGCGACATCCTGCCCCTGCTCAGGTTCGCCGATCCGGCTTCGAGCGTCCGCACGCCTGAGGGACTCGGCCGCGAAGGGGTGCACAAGCTGTTCACCGGCGTGCTGGAACGGCTGCTCGAACCCGTCACCGCGGAGAGCGTCGCCCAGGTCCGTCCCTCCCTGCCGGACCGGCCGCTGCCGGAGCTGATCGACGAGGTCTTCGCCGCCATGGACGAGCGGCAGCGCGCCATCGCCAGGGACCGTCTCTACGCCTCACAGCGGGCCACGCTCGACGACCTGGCGCAGCGGTTCTCGGTGACCAGGGAGCGCATCCGGCAGATCGAGCGCGACCTGCGCGACCATGTCGAGGCCTGGCTGGCGAGCGAGGAGGCCGCGTCGCTGATCGCTCACGTGTCCTGGCTGCGGGGCAGGCTGGGCTCCGCCGTACCGGCCGACGACCTGGCCGCCGCGGTGCCCTGGCACCGGACCGACATGGCCACGCTGGGCATCCCGGCCTGGCGGTTCGTGCGGACTCTGCTGACCGGGTACGACCAGGTGGACGGCTGGCTGGTCGCGGGCGGCGCCGACGAGCTGCGGGAGAAGACCCGGCAGCTCTTCACCGACGGGCCGCGTCCGCTGGAGGAGGCGGTCACGCTGGTCAGCCAGCTCGGCATCCGCGAGGACGTGGCCGAGCGGTGGCTCATCGCGGTGCCGCAGCTCCGGGTCCTCGAGGGTCACGTGGTGCCGTGGCCGCGCAGTGTCAACGACAAGACCGAGGCCGTGCTCGCGGTGGCCGGCCAGGCGCTGACGCCGGAGGAGATCCAGGAACGCATCGGCGAGGACTACAGCCTCGTCGGCATCCGCAACCAGCTCACGGCCGACGACCGGTTCCTGCGGCTGGACCGGAACAAGTACGGCCTGTCCCGCTGGGGCGGCGAGCAGTACCTGGGCATCAGGGAGATGATCGCCCGGGAGATCGAGCGGTCCAACGGCGAGGCGTCGGTCAACACGATCGTGACGAATCTGACCGCGCGCTACGACGTGAGCGAGAGCTCGGTCCGCGCCTATGCCGGCGGGCCCGGCTTCGAGCGGACCCAGCGCGGGTGGATCCGGGTGGCCGGGACCGAGCAGGCCGACTACCAGCCACGCCGCGACGTGTCGGCGACACGCCGCTGCTTCCGCAGCCGCGACGGACGCTGGTGGCACCGGGTGGACATCAACGCCGAGCACCTGCGCGGCTCGGGCTCTCCCCTGCCGACCGGCTTCGCCGCGCACCTGGGCATGGCCCCCGGCGGCCAGCTGACCGCCTCCACTCCGTCGGGCGACGTGGTGATCAGCTGGCACAACCAGCCGACCATGGGCTCCATCCGCCCGATCCTGGTGGCGGCCAACGCCTCCGAGGGCGACCACGTCTTCCTGACGGTCTCCGACGGCGGCGAGCTCCTGACCCGCTACCTGCCCACCTCGTCCCCGGGCCTTCCGGCGCTGAACCGGGCCCTCTACCTGATCGGCTACACAGCCCCGGTCGCCTCCGAGGCCGAGGGGATCCGCCTGATCGGCGCCCGGATCGGGCTGGCCGACGGCTGCACCCGCGAGGAGGTCATCGCCCGCCTGCGCGACCGCGGCGACCGCGAGATCCTCGCCTTCCTGGAGGGTGCCGGCGGCTGA
- the cysS gene encoding cysteine--tRNA ligase produces the protein MLRLYDTRNRQVGPVLPEGARSMRMYTCGPTVYRHAHVGNFRTYVLSDLIRRVSERQRIRVIACRNITDVGHLVDAADIDPEGEDKVLAQARAEGRTGLEIARFYEAAFLSDAATLNIRPPEHSPRATETIDLMIEMIAKLLEKGHAYTAPDGSVFFDAASFPTYGEISGNRLDRLRPGHRLEGADPRKRFHADWALWKPADREMTWDSPWGRGFPGWHVECSAMSLRFLGEHIDLHTGGIDLRFPHHEDERAQSDSAAGHEVVRHWVHGEHLLFDGRKMAKSTGNIVLLSDVVDAALDPLAVRLALLEHRYRQQMNLTWDTLRAADKTLRRWRSRVAGWSESPSRAMPAERVSAIEAAFDDDLDTPLALRLLRELERDDAIAPGSRFEAFLHLDQILGLDLSIDIGRAPSLPPGAAELLRQRERAREARDWAASDRLRDELAGLGVKVADTSEGQTWSAPGGGGAVDVPR, from the coding sequence ATGTTGCGGCTGTATGACACGCGGAATCGCCAGGTCGGACCGGTCCTGCCCGAGGGGGCCCGGTCGATGCGGATGTACACCTGCGGGCCCACCGTCTATCGCCATGCCCATGTTGGCAATTTCAGGACATATGTCCTTTCAGACCTGATCAGGCGGGTCAGCGAGCGCCAGCGGATCCGGGTGATCGCCTGCCGGAACATCACCGACGTCGGGCACCTGGTGGACGCCGCCGACATCGACCCGGAGGGCGAGGACAAGGTCCTGGCCCAGGCCAGGGCCGAGGGGCGGACCGGGCTGGAGATCGCGCGGTTCTACGAGGCGGCCTTCCTGTCCGACGCGGCCACACTGAACATCCGGCCGCCCGAGCACTCCCCCCGTGCGACCGAGACGATCGATCTGATGATCGAGATGATCGCGAAGCTGCTGGAGAAAGGGCACGCCTACACGGCTCCCGACGGATCCGTCTTCTTCGACGCGGCCTCCTTCCCGACCTACGGTGAGATCTCCGGCAACCGGCTCGACCGGCTGCGGCCCGGCCATCGCCTGGAGGGCGCCGATCCCCGCAAGCGGTTCCACGCGGACTGGGCCCTGTGGAAGCCCGCGGACCGCGAGATGACCTGGGACTCCCCCTGGGGCCGCGGCTTCCCCGGCTGGCACGTCGAGTGCTCGGCCATGTCGCTGCGGTTCCTCGGCGAGCACATCGACCTGCACACCGGCGGGATCGACCTGCGCTTCCCGCACCACGAGGACGAGCGGGCCCAGTCCGACTCCGCCGCCGGGCACGAGGTGGTCAGACACTGGGTCCACGGCGAGCACCTGCTCTTCGACGGGCGCAAGATGGCAAAGTCCACCGGCAACATCGTCCTGCTCAGCGACGTGGTGGACGCGGCCCTGGACCCGCTGGCCGTACGGCTGGCACTGCTGGAGCACCGCTACCGCCAGCAGATGAACCTCACCTGGGACACGCTCCGGGCCGCCGACAAGACCCTGCGGCGCTGGCGCTCCCGCGTCGCCGGATGGTCGGAGTCGCCGAGCCGCGCGATGCCCGCCGAACGGGTCTCGGCGATCGAGGCCGCCTTCGACGACGACCTCGACACCCCGCTGGCCCTGCGCCTGTTGCGCGAGCTGGAGCGCGACGACGCGATCGCCCCCGGTTCCCGGTTCGAGGCCTTCCTGCACCTGGACCAGATCCTCGGCCTGGACCTGTCGATCGACATCGGCAGGGCCCCAAGCCTGCCGCCGGGCGCAGCCGAGCTGCTCCGGCAGCGGGAGCGGGCCCGCGAGGCCAGGGACTGGGCCGCCTCCGACCGCCTCCGCGACGAGCTGGCCGGCCTGGGGGTGAAGGTCGCCGACACCTCCGAGGGCCAGACCTGGTCTGCCCCCGGCGGTGGTGGCGCGGTCGATGTCCCTCGCTGA
- a CDS encoding GNAT family N-acetyltransferase, with the protein MSETVVVVRPATVADLEGVVACSSALFAEDAGARDLTVNVNWPTERGLAQFRDALSDPHRLVMVAADDGEIIGHLTGRLSGPTPMRPVVVATLGSIYVRPAHRGQKTGAALVEEFRAWARHHGAEYAGVTAYASNEAAVRFYERNGFAIRSVVLETAL; encoded by the coding sequence ATGAGTGAGACTGTCGTTGTCGTACGGCCTGCCACGGTTGCGGACCTTGAAGGAGTCGTGGCCTGCAGTTCCGCGCTGTTCGCCGAGGACGCCGGAGCCCGCGACCTCACCGTGAACGTCAACTGGCCGACGGAGCGCGGCCTGGCACAGTTCAGGGACGCCCTGAGCGACCCGCACCGCCTGGTGATGGTCGCCGCGGACGACGGCGAGATCATCGGCCACCTGACCGGCAGGCTGTCCGGGCCCACCCCGATGCGACCGGTCGTGGTGGCGACGCTGGGCAGCATCTACGTGCGGCCCGCCCATCGGGGGCAGAAGACCGGCGCCGCTCTGGTGGAGGAGTTCAGGGCCTGGGCCCGCCATCACGGGGCGGAGTACGCCGGGGTGACGGCGTACGCGAGCAACGAGGCCGCGGTGCGTTTCTACGAGCGCAACGGCTTCGCCATTCGGTCGGTGGTCCTGGAGACCGCCCTGTAG
- a CDS encoding penicillin acylase family protein, which translates to MPRPLKWLARVFTVLVVLAVVLAGVGVWTVRASFPQLSGELKVDGLTGKVTVYRDKTGIPHIYADSAGDLFLAQGYVHAQDRFFEMDFRRHVTAGRLSEMFGSATLTEDKVIRTMGWRKVAEAELPLLSEQTRRYMDAYAKGVNSWMDQHKGFTAKSLEYAVLKLTNFGYTPEAWTPVDSLAWLKAMAWDLRSNMSDEIGRALAASRLPRERVEQLWPGYPFDTHQPIVTKGSVTGNRFDQDTEPGGDTGPGTGTRRPDTAALTRASEAMRAVPSLMGDPKGGNGIGSNSWVVGGKHTTSGKPLLSNDPHLSAGMPSVWYQAGLHCRTKSAQCPFDVTGFTFSGVPGVIIGHNDAIAWGFTNLGPDVADLYLERVKDDSYSFMGGWKPLTVRTETIKVAGGDPVSLKVRETMHGPILSDVMKDAKDTLPGTATAFQEQADAVALKWTALEPGRTADAIFALDAAQDWQQFRLAASKFDVPAQNLIYADTRGNIGYQAPGRIPVRARGDGTWPVPGWTGEYSWKSIIPFDELPSVYNPPEGYIVTANNAVIDPERYPHMLTKDWAYGYRSQRILGRVQSALKDGKVNAAAMSEIQQDTQNGFARYLVPKLMDLNVAGPARDARELLRGWDYSQGAGSSPATYFNAVWRHLLIETFNDDLPEGAWPTGGDRWFEVVRIMLDSADDPFWDDAQTQAKETRDDMLRRAMALAYDELSTRLGTDPKSWHWGDLHSLTLTNQTFGTSGIAPIERLFNRGPFPVSGSDDAVNAAGWDVQKDYTVGWLPSMRMVVDLADLDRSQWINLTGASGHAFHDNYADQAPLWVDGRTTPMLAREESVKKAARNTLTLTP; encoded by the coding sequence ATGCCCAGGCCGCTCAAGTGGCTCGCACGAGTGTTCACCGTCCTCGTGGTGCTCGCGGTGGTCCTCGCCGGGGTCGGCGTGTGGACCGTACGCGCCTCCTTCCCGCAGCTCTCGGGCGAGCTCAAAGTGGACGGCCTGACAGGAAAAGTCACCGTATACCGCGATAAGACGGGTATTCCACACATCTATGCGGACTCCGCCGGCGACCTGTTCCTCGCCCAGGGCTACGTGCACGCACAGGACCGGTTCTTCGAGATGGACTTCCGCCGTCACGTGACGGCCGGGCGGCTGTCGGAGATGTTCGGTTCGGCGACGCTCACCGAGGACAAGGTCATCCGGACCATGGGGTGGCGCAAGGTGGCCGAGGCGGAGCTGCCGCTGCTCAGCGAGCAGACCCGGCGCTACATGGACGCCTACGCCAAGGGCGTGAACTCCTGGATGGACCAGCACAAGGGCTTCACGGCCAAGAGCCTGGAGTACGCGGTCCTCAAGCTCACCAACTTCGGCTACACCCCCGAGGCGTGGACCCCGGTGGACTCGCTCGCCTGGCTCAAGGCCATGGCCTGGGACCTGCGCTCCAACATGTCGGACGAGATCGGCCGGGCGCTCGCGGCGAGCAGACTGCCCCGCGAGCGGGTCGAGCAGCTCTGGCCCGGCTATCCCTTCGACACCCACCAGCCGATCGTCACCAAGGGCTCGGTCACCGGCAACCGGTTCGACCAGGACACCGAACCGGGCGGCGACACCGGGCCGGGCACCGGCACCAGGCGGCCGGACACGGCCGCGCTGACCCGGGCGTCCGAGGCCATGCGGGCGGTGCCGAGCCTGATGGGCGACCCCAAGGGGGGCAACGGCATCGGCTCGAACTCCTGGGTGGTCGGCGGCAAGCACACCACGTCGGGCAAGCCGCTGCTCTCCAACGACCCGCACCTGTCGGCCGGCATGCCCTCGGTCTGGTACCAGGCAGGGCTGCACTGCCGTACCAAGAGCGCCCAGTGCCCGTTCGACGTCACCGGGTTCACCTTCTCCGGCGTGCCCGGCGTGATCATCGGTCACAACGACGCGATCGCCTGGGGCTTCACCAACCTCGGCCCCGACGTCGCGGACCTGTATCTGGAGCGGGTGAAGGACGACTCCTACTCCTTCATGGGCGGCTGGAAGCCGCTCACCGTCAGGACCGAGACGATCAAGGTGGCCGGCGGTGACCCGGTCAGCCTCAAGGTCCGGGAGACCATGCACGGTCCGATCCTCTCCGATGTCATGAAGGACGCGAAGGACACGCTGCCCGGTACGGCCACGGCCTTCCAGGAGCAGGCCGACGCGGTCGCGCTGAAGTGGACGGCGCTGGAGCCCGGCAGGACCGCCGACGCGATCTTCGCGCTCGACGCCGCGCAGGACTGGCAGCAGTTCCGGCTGGCGGCGAGCAAGTTCGACGTGCCCGCGCAGAACCTGATCTACGCCGACACCAGGGGCAACATCGGCTACCAGGCGCCGGGCCGGATCCCGGTGCGGGCCCGGGGCGACGGCACCTGGCCGGTGCCCGGCTGGACCGGGGAGTACTCCTGGAAGTCCATCATCCCCTTCGACGAGCTGCCCAGCGTCTACAACCCGCCAGAGGGCTACATCGTGACCGCCAACAACGCGGTCATCGACCCCGAGCGCTACCCGCACATGCTCACCAAGGACTGGGCGTACGGCTACCGCTCCCAGCGCATCCTGGGGCGTGTCCAGAGCGCGCTGAAGGACGGCAAGGTGAACGCCGCGGCGATGAGCGAGATCCAGCAGGACACCCAGAACGGCTTCGCCCGTTACCTGGTGCCCAAGTTGATGGACCTGAACGTGGCCGGGCCCGCCCGGGACGCCCGTGAGCTGCTGCGCGGCTGGGACTACTCGCAGGGGGCGGGGTCGAGCCCCGCGACGTACTTCAACGCCGTCTGGCGGCACCTGCTCATCGAGACCTTCAACGACGACCTGCCGGAGGGCGCCTGGCCGACCGGTGGCGACCGCTGGTTCGAGGTGGTCCGCATCATGCTCGACAGCGCCGACGACCCGTTCTGGGACGACGCGCAGACCCAGGCGAAGGAGACCCGTGACGACATGCTCAGGCGGGCCATGGCCCTGGCCTACGACGAGCTGAGCACCCGCCTCGGCACCGACCCCAAGTCCTGGCACTGGGGGGACCTGCACTCGCTGACGCTCACCAACCAGACCTTCGGCACCTCCGGGATCGCCCCGATCGAGCGGCTGTTCAACCGCGGCCCGTTCCCGGTGAGCGGCAGCGACGACGCGGTCAACGCCGCGGGCTGGGACGTCCAGAAGGACTACACGGTGGGCTGGCTGCCGTCGATGCGGATGGTCGTCGACCTGGCGGACCTGGACAGATCCCAGTGGATCAACCTGACCGGCGCGTCGGGGCACGCCTTCCACGACAACTACGCCGACCAGGCCCCGCTCTGGGTGGACGGCAGGACCACTCCCATGCTCGCCCGGGAGGAGTCGGTCAAGAAGGCGGCCAGGAACACCCTGACCCTCACGCCCTGA